One window from the genome of Labeo rohita strain BAU-BD-2019 chromosome 10, IGBB_LRoh.1.0, whole genome shotgun sequence encodes:
- the rad51c gene encoding DNA repair protein RAD51 homolog 3 has translation MHRTVPSLPLAPSVKVKLINAGFQVASDLTDMRPLQLCKEAGISQEEAVEVLQMLRDDGQPHQQRAATESLTALDLLHQEQAQGSIVTFCSALDDTLGGGVSVGKTTEICGAPGVGKTQLCMQLAVDVQIPVCFGGLGGKALYIDTEGSFLVQRVADMANAAVQHCTLLAEDTEQRQALEELTVEKILSNLFLVRCHDYVELLAEVYLLPDFLSEHPEVRLVVIDSIAFPFRHDFEDLSQRTRLLNGLAQQLIQLATQHSIAVVLTNQMTTRVSNGQSKLVPALGESWGHAATQRLILHWEGLRRLASLYKSPSQMEATIQYQITVQGFRDSPDEPRPVPDVSAVSSQSGNHSKRPRMEDLS, from the exons ATGCACAGGACTGTGCCCAGCCTTCCCCTGGCGCCCTCAGTGAAGGTGAAGCTCATCAATGCGGGTTTCCAAGTGGCGTCAGACTTGACTGACATGCGTCCTCTTCAACTCTGCAAAG AGGCAGGTATATCACAGGAGGAGGCAGTGGAGGTGCTGCAGATGTTGAGGGATGATGGCCAGCCTCACCAGCAGAGGGCAGCAACAGAGAGCCTAACAGCTCTGGATCTCCTGCACCAGGAGCAGGCTCAGGGGAGCATTGTGACATTCTGCTCAGCCCTGGATGATACCCTCGGAGGGGGCGTGTCTGTGGGAAAGACCACCGAGATCTGCGGGGCCCCTGGTGTTGGAAAGACTCAGCTGTG catgcaGCTGGCTGTGGATGTGCAGATTCCTGTGTGCTTTGGAGGTCTGGGAGGAAAGGCACTGTATATAGACACAGAAGGGAGTTTCTTAGTGCAGCGGGTTGCTGATATGGCGAATGCAGCCGTGCAGCACTGCACACTCCTGGCAGAGGATACAG AACAGAGACAGGCTTTAGAGGAACTTACTGTCGAGAAGATCCTCTCAAACCTTTTCTTGGTTCGTTGCCATGACTATGTAGAGCTGTTAGCTGAGGTTTACCTCCTACCTGACTTCCTTTCTGAGCATcctgag GTGCGGTTAGTAGTGATTGACAGCATCGCCTTCCCATTCCGGCATGACTTTGAGGATCTTTCTCAGAGGACGCGCCTCCTGAATGGCCTTGCCCAGCAGCTCATCCAACTAGCAACACAACATAGTATAGCG GTTGTTTTGACCAATCAGATGACGACAAGAGTTTCAAATGGCCAATCTAAGCTGGTTCCTGCGTTAG GTGAGAGTTGGGGTCATGCTGCGACTCAGAGGCTCATCCTGCACTGGGAAGGACTGCGAAG GCTCGCCTCCCTGTACAAGTCCCCAAGTCAGATGGAAGCCACAATACAATATCAGATTACA GTCCAGGGTTTTAGGGATTCCCCAGATGAACCCAGACCAGTTCCTGATGTATCTGCAGTCTCATCTCAATCAGGAAACCACAGCAAACGCCCTCGGATGGAGGATCTGTCTTGA
- the atg101 gene encoding autophagy-related protein 101, producing the protein MNCRSEVLEVSVEGRQVDEAMLALLHTILLHRSTGKFHYKKEGTYSIGTVGTQDVDCDFIDFTFVRVSSDELDRVIRKAVAEFKDALGNSGSDGMGQISLEFYQKKKSRWPFSDECIPWEVWSIKVNVVNLANEQERQICREKVGEKLGEKVINIVEVINRHEYLPKMPTQSEVDNVFDTSLKDVQPYLYKITYQITDSLGTSVSTTMRRLIKDTLAL; encoded by the exons ATGAACTGTCGATCAGAAGTCCTGGAGGTGTCAGTGGAGGGCAGGCAGGTGGATGAGGCCATGCTGGCCCTCCTGCATACGATCCTCCTGCACCGCAGCACAGGTAAATTTCACTATAAGAAAGAGGGCACGTACTCCATCGGTACGGTGGGAACTCAAGATGTGGACTGCGACTTCATCGACTTTACATTCGTGCGAGTGTCTTCTGATGAGCTGGACAGGGTTATCAGGAAAGCGGTAGCCGAATTTAAg GATGCTCTTGGTAATTCTGGGAGTGATGGTATGGGTCAGATCTCTTTGGAGTTCTACCAGAAGAAGAAGTCACGCTGGCCCTTTTCAGACGAATGCATCCCGTGGGAGGTCTGGAGCATCAAGGTGAACGTGGTGAACCTGGCCAACGAACAGGAGCGCCAGATCTGCAGGGAGAAGGTTGGCGAGAAGCTTGGCGAGAAAGTCATCAACATCGTGGAGGTCATAAACCGTCATGAGTATCTTCCCAAGATGCCCACACAGTCGGAGGTGGACAATGTGTTCGATACGAGTTTGAAAGACGTCCAGCCGTATCTGTACAAGATCACGTACCAGATCACTGACTCTCTGGGCACATCAGTGAGCACTACCATGAGGAGGCTGATCAAAGACACGCTGGCATTGTAA
- the zbtb21 gene encoding zinc finger and BTB domain-containing protein 21 has translation MESLGHYCNPSHGISLLGVLNEQRLKGQLCDVVLLVGDQQYQAHKSVLAACSEYFQSMFSRRDSENRSIVQLDFCEPDAFEIVLNYIYSSSLFVEKCSLAAIQELGYSLGIPFLTNIMSVRPQASYSVSRKWTSEDEDGASQKRSVIVHQGQGEQPGMEVFQKKSSTLQGKPFKQATEPPSLTHDFSNQSQSSGHVTPNEKESNSTSNSRSSNKNTDEGKCRSIISSPTSILRRRTEYRSASMRPQLTSSVSFSESVQHASLQSDQTDGRMEALHDSRPVGEHQGPRNQTVDRSGPLIKSLLRRSLSMDSPVPVFSPALELKDSQSREQSVVKLITTTARSPSPENEDRVSKDMPLLLRSRQRNAYESEGTQTTQFRIKAEPSSPLADPSEIVRITVGDNLPVNFKDFQANYDEGPRGYFTPSMKRKTKIDGSYMPFKRSRPVNEHHLLHQESTFDEVPYNSNMDSSNEEPGELRPNKMFKCWNCLKVFRSNAGLYRHVNMYHNPEKPYACDICHKRFHTNFKVWTHCQTQHGVVQNPAPSSSSYSVLDEKFQRKLIDIVREREIKKALIMKLRRSKQGLQSQTFGRKNRRSRSYGCPYCGKMFFFQSHLKLHMKGHSAEPANLDTDTERDLQYKQQQQQTHLKENQDKDVFSCRLCNEKLPSLTELEDHERACRYATVCPYCGLRFSNTVVKKDHEAHCKYKKLTCLECMRTFKSSFSIWRHQVEVHNHNMMSVKEQLTLGLQESNHDESSNVLGVPPSSHESMRDSREETVYSDSSVPPMYDSEDSSSYVPEDLSSHGQGELQVKEEPQEEAVSGKDGMSTASIGSEEPGVWPCEKCGKLFSAHKDLERHQELLCHIKPFICHICHKAFRTNFRLWSHYQSHMSTSEEPGMRDIDRLQSSPSPSPPLTISIPEPPSSQEPPLNATRSGVDASVEEPRGSTSPPTKLKKPEQDKTGDDEPREQSHAKSDSTDKTITPQESDTLFYHAPTLSALTFKRQYMCKFCHRTFKTAFSLWSHEQSHT, from the coding sequence ATGGAGAGCCTGGGGCACTACTGCAACCCTTCCCATGGTATTTCACTGCTGGGTGTCCTCAACGAGCAGCGGTTGAAGGGCCAGCTCTGTGATGTCGTGTTATTAGTGGGTGATCAACAATACCAGGCCCATAAAAGCGTTCTTGCAGCATGCAGTGAATATTTCCAGTCTATGTTCTCCAGAAGGGACTCCGAGAACCGCTCCATTGTTCAGCTTGACTTCTGTGAGCCTGATGCATTTGAGATCGTGCTAAACTACATCTACTCATCATCTCTGTTCGTGGAAAAATGCAGCCTGGCAGCTATACAGGAGCTGGGATATAGCCTCGGCATTCCCTTTCTAACCAACATCATGTCTGTAAGACCTCAGGCGTCATACTCCGTGTCAAGAAAATGGACGTCTGAGGACGAGGATGGTGCTTCTCAAAAGAGAAGTGTTATTGTGCATCAAGGTCAAGGTGAGCAGCCTGGCATGGAAGTGTTTCAGAAGAAAAGTTCAACTCTTCAGGGAAAACCGTTTAAACAGGCCACAGAGCCACCCTCGCTCACGCACGATTTCAGCAATCAGAGCCAATCCTCAGGACACGTCACACCAAATGAAAAAGAGTCAAACAGTACCTCCAACAGCAGaagttcaaataaaaacacagatgaaGGCAAATGCAGATCGATCATCTCCTCACCAACATCCATACTGAGACGTCGAACTGAATACCGATCGGCATCCATGAGGCCGCAACTAACCTCCTCAGTGTCATTCAGCGAGTCTGTGCAACATGCTAGCCTACAATCAGATCAAACTGATGGAAGAATGGAAGCATTGCATGATTCCAGACCAGTGGGTGAGCATCAAGGTCCACGCAACCAAACCGTAGACCGAAGTGGGCCACTTATTAAAAGTCTGCTACGCAGATCGTTGTCGATGGACAGTCCCGTTCCCGTTTTTTCTCCAGCTCTGGAGCTGAAGGACTCACAAAGTCGAGAACAGTCCGTTGTCAAGTTGATTACCACAACAGCAAGGTCGCCTTCCCCTGAAAATGAGGATCGGGTGTCAAAAGATATGCCACTTCTTCTCAGGTCGAGACAACGAAATGCATATGAGTCGGAAGGCACTCAAACAACTCAATTCAGAATTAAAGCAGAGCCCAGCAGTCCCCTTGCagacccttcagaaatcgttcggATTACCGTCGGAGACAACCTGCCGGTAAATTTCAAAGACTTTCAGGCAAACTATGACGAAGGTCCGAGAGGGTACTTCACTCCCTCCATGAAAAGGAAGACTAAAATAGACGGTAGTTATATGCCCTTTAAAAGATCTAGGCCTGTTAATGAGCATCATCTGTTGCATCAGGAAAGCACATTTGATGAGGTACCTTACAATTCCAACATGGACAGTAGTAATGAGGAACCTGGAGAACTTCGGCCAAACAAGATGTTTAAGTGCTGGAACTGCTTGAAGGTTTTCAGGTCCAATGCAGGTTTGTATCGGCATGTGAACATGTACCACAACCCTGAGAAGCCGTACGCGTGCGACATCTGCCACAAACGCTTTCACACGAATTTCAAAGTCTGGACTCACTGCCAAACCCAGCACGGCGTGGTGCAAAATCCTGCACCCTCTTCTAGTTCCTATTCTGTCCTGGATGAGAAGTTTCAGAGGAAGCTAATTGATATTGTCCGAGAGCGGGAGATAAAGAAAGCCTTGATTATGAAGCTCCGGAGATCCAAGCAAGGCTTACAATCGCAGACCTTCGGGAGGAAAAACAGGCGATCGAGATCCTACGGATGCCCCTACTGTggcaaaatgtttttctttcaatCGCACTTGAAACTACATATGAAAGGACACTCTGCCGAGCCGGCTAACCTAGACACGGATACTGAAAGAGACCTTCAATataagcagcagcagcagcagacaCATCTTAAAGAAAACCAAGATAAGGATGTCTTTTCTTGCCGGCTCTGCAATGAGAAACTTCCCTCTCTGACTGAATTAGAAGACCACGAAAGAGCTTGCAGGTACGCTACCGTCTGCCCATACTGTGGACTTCGGTTCTCCAACACAGTTGTCAAGAAAGATCACGAAGCTCACTGCAAGTACAAAAAGCTGACATGCCTTGAATGCATGCGCACGTTTAAGTCCTCTTTCAGCATATGGCGTCATCAGGTGGAAGTTCACAATCACAATATGATGAGTGTAAAGGAACAGTTGACTCTTGGGCTCCAGGAGAGCAATCATGACGAGTCATCCAACGTTCTCGGAGTTCCTCCTTCTTCTCACGAGTCGATGCGTGACTCCAGAGAGGAAACAGTGTACAGTGACTCATCGGTTCCACCCATGTATGATTCTGAAGACTCATCGTCTTATGTTCCAGAGGACTTGAGCTCTCATGGTCAAGGGGAGCTGCAGGTTAAAGAGGAGCCTCAAGAAGAAGCAGTATCAGGCAAGGATGGCATGAGCACAGCTTCTATTGGATCCGAGGAACCGGGTGTTTGGCCTTGTGAGAAGTGCGGGAAGCTTTTCAGCGCCCACAAAGACTTGGAACGACATCAGGAATTGCTTTGCCACATCAAACCCTTCATCTGCCACATATGCCACAAAGCATTCAGGACCAACTTCCGCCTTTGGAGCCACTACCAGTCCCACATGTCCACATCCGAAGAACCAGGGATGAGGGACATCGACAGGCTTCAATCATCTCCGTCACCTTCTCCACCTCTCACAATTTCCATACCAGAGCCTCCAAGTTCTCAAGAACCTCCACTCAATGCGACCCGTTCTGGGGTGGACGCCTCGGTAGAGGAACCTAGAGGCTCTACGTCACCGCCAACCAAACTTAAGAAGCCTGAGCAGGACAAAACAGGTGACGACGAGCCTAGGGAACAATCTCACGCCAAGTCCGACAGCACAGACAAAACAATCACCCCTCAGGAATCCGACACGTTATTTTACCACGCCCCGACTCTCTCTGCGCTCACTTTCAAACGGCAGTACATGTGCAAATTCTGTCACCGGACTTTTAAGACCGCTTTCAGTCTGTGGAGTCACGAGCAGAGCCATACATAA